The window AAAATAATCATTTCTTTATTTCGGAAGAGGAGATGATATTAGATTTCATCTCGATTCGAGCAAATTTAGATATGCTGAATCCTAAATACTATGGTCAAGTGTCTGATAGTTTGAACGGTTTTATTGGAAATCGGATTTTACACTTGAATGTTCCGAAGCACTTCAATATCATTGATAACAGTGGGCGGGTTGATTAGCTCACCCAATCCATAATGAATTGAGCGACGGAAAGTGAAAAAGTTATTAAAATTAGTTCTTTTTGCAGCAGCAGTTTGTGTGTTTTTATATGTGAATAACAATTGGATTACGACGACGAAGCTATTCCATGAATCAGACAAAATCCCAGAAAACTTTCATGGATACCGAGTGACACAAATTACGGATTTACATGATGCGACATTCGGTAAAAATCAATCACGCTTAGTGGAAAAAGTACGGGCTACAAAGCCAGATGCGATTTTTATTACAGGTGATTTAGTGGATAGTCGACGCTATAATTTGCAAAATAGTTTGCTAGCAGTAGAGCAGTTTGTTGAAATTGCGGATGTTTATTACGTGCTCGGAAATCATGAGGTGGCGCTAAATTTAACGGATGAAATTTATTTGGCGCTGACGGATTTAGGGGTGCACGTTTTACCGAATGATGCAGTGGTTATAGAGCGTGACGGGGAACGCATAGCCATTGCCGGTATAGAAGATCCGTTAATGGGACGTTCTGTTGGGTCGATGATTGACCAAGCGATGGAAAATGTAGATGACGAGCTTTTCACGATGCTGTTATCACATCGGCCAGAACAATTTGAAACGTATGTTGAAAAGGAAATGGATTACGTATTTACGGGTCATGCACATGGCGGCCAAATAAGAGTGCCATTTA is drawn from Solibacillus sp. R5-41 and contains these coding sequences:
- a CDS encoding metallophosphoesterase, which gives rise to MKKLLKLVLFAAAVCVFLYVNNNWITTTKLFHESDKIPENFHGYRVTQITDLHDATFGKNQSRLVEKVRATKPDAIFITGDLVDSRRYNLQNSLLAVEQFVEIADVYYVLGNHEVALNLTDEIYLALTDLGVHVLPNDAVVIERDGERIAIAGIEDPLMGRSVGSMIDQAMENVDDELFTMLLSHRPEQFETYVEKEMDYVFTGHAHGGQIRVPFIGGLVAPSQGLLPKYTAGIFEEKNTTMVISRGLGNSIFPYRIFNLPQIITVELQKK